The Meiothermus sp. genome segment TATGTTGCCGATGTTTCCGAGCCGGGCCGTGGGGTCAATCAGGATATTCGCGACCTGGCGCTGTCGGGGCGGCTTCGAGGAAGCCTACCAAAAAGCGGTCCTGTGCAAAGTCAAATACCTGCAAAGCAAAGGTATCGAGCCCCATCCTCGCACCCTGGCAGCCTACAAAGCGATCATGGAGCAGCGCGGCGAGGACTGCTAGTTTTGCCCTGGGTACTCCCCAGGGCTTTTTTGGGTGGTCTATTACCCTCCCATCGGCCAGGTTTTGTAATCTATGGGTCATGGCACAACCGCGAACACCCCATCGAGTTAAACGGGGGTCGCTGGTACGAGCTCGCCGTGCGGGGCCGCGGCTTTCGCTGGTATTGCTTGGGCTGGCCCTGCTGGCCCTGGCCGGGGCCCTGGCCTATGGGCCGCAGCTTCAAGAGGTGCAGGCTGGGCTGTTTAGCGAGTACAGAGAAAGTGGCCCCGCCGAGGAACTGAGCCTGGTGGTGGCAGCTCGCGACACCGAATACTGCGGCTACCACACCGCTTGTGGGCCAGGGCTTCGCACCGACACCATCTTCTATGTGCGCCTGCGCGGCTCGGAGGCCACGGTGGTGGCCATTCCCCGCGACCTGCGCTATAGCGGTGAAACCCCTAACGGTTTTTATGATGGCAAGATCAATTCGGTCTACGAGCGGGGCGGTGGGGCCGAGGGCTTGCGCCATGCCGTAGAAAACCTGTTGGGCGTACCGGTTCAGCACCACGTGATCCTGACCTTCGAGGCCGTGATGAAGCTGGTGAATGCAGTGGACGGCGTGGATGTGGTGCTGCCCTATCCGATGAAATACACCGACCGGGCCGCGGGTCTTTTCATAGACTTTCCGGCGGGGCCGCTGCACCTGAACGGGAAAGATGCGGTCAAATACATGCGCTTTCGTCGCTGGGAAGGCTCCGACCTGGGCCGGCTGGACCGCATCAAGGAAGTGATGGGGCTGGCCCTGCGAAAAGCCCAAAGCCCTCGTTACTGGCCGCGCTTACCAGGAGTTGCAGGGGCCGTGTGGAACTCCCTCGAGACCAGCCTTCCCCTCACCGAAGCCCTGCAGCGGCTGCCCAACCTGCAAAGCCTGACCCTTAAGAGCGCAACCCTGCCCACCCTCGAGGAGGGCAGTTTCCTGGTCCTCGACCAGGTCGCCATGCCTTCCTTCACGGCGGGTCTGCTGGGCTACACCCCCGATGCCGAGGTGATGGCCCGAATGGTACAGGCCGAAGCCCTGGGCCTCAAAACCCTGCTCCTAGACCGGAGTGGGGCGGGGCTGGGCGAACGCTACCGGCAGGGCTTTGTGGAGCTGGGCATCCCCCCCCCGGAAGTGCATGCAGGCGAGGTAGGGGGCACCAGCCTGGTGCTGGTGCGCAGTGGGGTCTCGATTGTTGGACGGGAGTCGCCTGCCTTTCTGCTGGCCAAGGACTACGCCGATCTGCTGCACCTGCCACTGGAGACCCGCATCCGCCTCGAGCCCAGGGGCTACGATGTGATTATCGTGCTGGGACCGTCATAATCGGCCACAGGTGATGGTTCCCTGCCCGGCGCTGTTCGCTACTCACCCCTGGGTACCCGATGCTCCTCCTCGGGCAGGGGCTCCTCGTCGGGGTCAAAGGCGTAATAGAGCTTGAGTGGCTGGGTCTCTACCACCCGCAACACTTCGCCACACTCCGGGCACTCCACCTCGAGGCCCACCCACGGGCCCGCTACCTCCACCAACCCGCCACATACCGGACATTTGGCCACTTGCAGGGTTTCCATCCTTCACCTCCCAAGCCAGGGTAGAAGCCGAACCCTTTTGTACAACCTCCAGCATGGCAGCTCAGGCGGGACCGAATGTCCCTGGCTCGAGCATCAATGCCGATGACTCACGGCCAAGTGCCTTAGCCAGTAGCGGGTCAGCACTGTCGCCCTCAACCAGATAATAGCAGGCTGGGCTATAATCGGCTGTACTCGAGGCCAAGCTTATGGCGACTGCAACCATACCCCAAGCCCACATGCTGGAGCGCAACCCCGGCACCCCCTTCGACCCCGGCGCCCTCGAGGGGGCCCTGGTCAACCGAAGCGCCGTTGAGCGCCGGACCGCCACCCTGCCCACCCGCCGCACCGTTAAAAAGGAATGGCAGGCGGCCTGGCTTTTACACGCCATCAAGACCATCGACCTGACCACCCTTTCGGGCGACGACACCCCCGGCACGGTGCGGCGCCTGTGCGCCAAGGCCCGCCAGCCGGTGCGAGCGGAGCTGTTGCACGACCTGGGCCTGCCCCACCTGCGGCTTACCACCGGTGCGGTCTGTGTCTACCACGAGATGGTACCCACCGCCGTGGCGGCGCTCGAGGGCTCCGGCATCCCAGTAGCCGCCGTCTCAACCGGCTTCCCCGCCGGACTCAACCCCCACCGCCTTAAACTGCAAGAGATTGAGGCCTCGGTAGCGGCGGGGGCCAGCGAAATTGACATCGTCATCTCGCGCCGCCATGTGCTCACCGGCAACTGGAAGGCCCTCTACCAGGAGGTGCGCGACTTCCGCGAGGCCTGCGGCCCGGCCCACATGAAAAGCATTCTGGCCGTCGGCGAGCTGGGCACCCTCAAAAACGTCTTCAAAGCCAGCATGGTCTGTATGCAGGCGGGTTCCGACTTCATCAAGACTTCTACCGGCAAGGAAGCGGTGAACGCCACCCTGCAAAACAGCCTGGTGATGGTGCGGGCCATCCGGGCCTACTATGAACAAACCGGCCATAAGGTGGGTTTCAAACCCGCCGGCGGCATCCGCAGCGCCAAGCAGGCCCTGGACTGGCTTATCCTGATGAAAGAGGAACTGGGCCTCGAGTGGATGCAGCCCCATCTGTTCCGCATCGGGGCCAGCGCCCTCTTGAACGACATCGAGCGGCAGCTCGAGCACTTCGCCTACGGGCGCTACGCCTCCATGCAGTACCAGCCGCTGGGGTAGAAAAAGTCCCTTGGCCCGAAGACTTCACCATGGCTTCTATTGCACTTTTCTCCTGAAAGCTAAGAAGCAGAGTTCACCGATATCGAAGCCCGCCCTGAACTGGAGCTAAAGCATGACCCTTACCGAACTTATGGAGACCCTTCCCTATGGCCCCGCCCCGGAAGCCGCCCAACCCGCGCTGGACTGGCTGAAGGCCCACCAGGGCAAATTCGGGCTTTTTATTGGGGGCAAGTGGCGTGACCCGGCCAGCCAGGAATGGTTCGCTACCCTTAACCCGGCCAACGCCCAAAAGCTGGCCGAGGTAGCCCAGGCCAGCGCCGCCGACGTAGACGAGGCCGTCAAGGCTGCCCGCAAAGCTTTTATCGGTTGGAGCCAGACCCCCGGTCACGTGCGGGCCCGCTACCTGTACGCCATGGCCCGGCAGGTGCAGAAGCACGCCCGCCTGTTTGCCGTGCTGGAAACCCTGGACAACGGCAAGCCCATCCGCGAGACCCGCGACATTGACATTCCCCTGGTGGCCCGCCACTTCTACTACCACGCCGGCTGGGCCCAGCTTATGGAAAGCGAGCTGGCGGGCTATGCCCCTCTGGGCGTGGTAGGGCAGATTATCCCCTGGAACTTTCCGCTGCTGATGCTCTCCTGGAAGATTGCCCCAGCGCTGGCCATGGGCAACACGGTGGTGCTCAAGCCCGCCGAGTTTACGCCCCTTACCGCTCTTTTGTTCGCAGAAATCTGTCAGAACATTGGGCTGCCGCCGGGGGTGGTGAACATCATCACCGGCGACGGCAAAACCGGGGCGGCCCTGGTGGAGCATCCGGGGGTGGACAAGATCGCCTTTACCGGCTCGACCGAGGTGGGGCGGCTCATCCGCAAAGCCACAGCGGGCAGCGGCAAAAAGCTCTCCCTCGAGCTCGGTGGCAAATCGCCTTTCCTGGTCTTCGAGGATGCCGACCTGGATAGCGCAGTGGAGGGCGTGGTGGACGCCATCTGGTTCAACCAGGGGCAGGTCTGCTGTGCGGGCTCGAGGCTTCTGGTGCAGGAGGGCATCGCCGAGAGGATGTATGCCAAGCTGCGCGCCCGCATGGAAAAACTGCGCGTAGGCAACCCCCTGGACAAGGCCGTGGACATTGGGGCCATCGTGGCACCGGTTCAGCTGCAGAAAATCCAGCATTTGGTGCAAAAGGGCGTGGAGGAAGGGGCCCGGCTCTGGCAGCCAAGCTGGGCGGTGCCGAGCGAGGGGTGCTTTTACCCCCCCACGCTTTTTACCGAGGTCGCCCCAGCCTCTACCATCGCCCAGGAGGAAATTTTTGGGCCGGTGCTGGCTGCCCTGACCTTCCGCACCCCCGAGGAGGCCGTGCGGCTGGCCAACAACACCCGCTACGGCCTGGCTGCCTCCATCTGGAGTGAGGACATCAATCTGGCCCTGGACATCGCCACCCAGATCAAAGCCGGCACCATCTGGATCAACAGCACCAACCTCTTCGATGCCGCCAGCGGCTTTGGCGGCTACCGTGAGTCGGGCTTTGGGCGCGAGGGGGGCAAGGAGGGGCTGTGGGAGTACGTGAAAAAAGCCGAAAGCCCAAGTCCCAAAGCTCAAAGTCGCAAAACCAGGGCCCCCTCGAGGTCTGCTAAGGAAACACCCCTCCAGCCTGAAACCTTTAGCCTTCAGCCCCCCATAGACCGCACCGCCAAGCTCTTTATCGGCGGCAGGCAGGCCCGGCCCGATAGCGGCTATAGCAAGGCCGTATATGCCCCGGACGGGCAGCTTCTGGGCGAGGTGGGGCTGGGTAACCGCAAGGATATTCGCAATGCGGTGGAGGCTGCCCGCGCGGCTTTTGAGGGCTGGCGCAAGACCAGCGCGCACAACAGGGCGCAAATCCTGTACTTCCTGGCCGAAAACCTGTCCGAGCGGGCCGAGGAGTTTGGCCACCGCATCCACGCACAGACCGGACAGGACGGCCGCGCAGAGGTAGAAACGGCCCTCGAGGCCCTCTTTACTGCCGCCGCCTGGGCCGACAAATACGAAGGGGTAGTCCACCCCACCCCCATCCGCAACGTGACCCTGGCCATACCCGAGCCCATCGGGGTGATGGGCATTCTCTGCCCCGACGACCAGCCGCTGCTCGCGCTGGCCCGGCTGGCCGGAACCGCGCTGGCCCTGGGAAACACCCTGGTGGTGGTGCCCTCGCCGCTGGCCCCCCTGGTCGCTACCGACTTTTATCAGGTGCTCGAGACCTCCGACATCCCTGCGGGCACCTTTAACATAGTGACCGGCGAGCGCGACGAGCTGGCCAAAACCCTGGCCGAACACGACGACGTGGACGCCGTCTGGTACACCGGGCCCCAGGCCGGACATGTGCTGGTCGAGCGGGCCAGCGCCGGGAACATGAAGCGCACCTGGATGTTGCTCCCCAGCGGCCCCCTACCCGACACCGACGAAATCTTGCGCCAGGCCACCCAGGTCAAGAATATCTGGGTTCCGTACGGTGCTTAGCGCTTGTCCGGCACCACAATCCGGCCCGCAACAATGCTTTGCCGAATGGCGTTCACTTCGCGGCGAAGGCTTTCGGACAACAGGGCCTGGTTATAGGTATCGAGGGCATAGCCCAGCCCATTTTCCCGCAAGCCCAGGCTCACCAGACCGCCCTGAAAGCTACCGCGCGCCACCGACTCCACCGCGCGCTGGGCGGCCACATCCACCCGTTTGAGCATGCAGGTCAAGGCGTGGTTCAAAGTGGCCGGGTTGTTGTCGGTGTCGCCCAAAAAGTTCAGGTTGCCGTCCCCCCCAATAAAGAACATGGGGCGGGTATCTCCAGCGCACTCACGGGTGTAGGCCTCGTACTTGGGCACGGTAGCGAAGGGGTTGCTGCGGAAGCGCAAGCCTCGAGGCAGTTCGGCAGCCTTGATACAACGGGTCTGCTTGACGTAGTCAAACACCCCCAGCCCCGAGGCCCCGGCTGCAGCATAGATGATGTCGGCCCCCTGCGACTTTTGGAAGGCGGCAATCTCCTTGGCCCGGGCCGGATCGGAGAAGGCCGCGGGGGTGTTGCCCACATAGTTCACCACCACCCGGCACGCCGGGCAGGCCCGTCGCACCCCTTCGCGGTAGCCCACCTCAAACTTGTGGATGAGCGGAATATCCATTCCCCCCACAAAGCCCACCACGCCGGTCTGGCTGAGCCTTCCTGCAATGTAGCCCACCAAAAAGGTGCCCTCGTTTTCGCGGAATACATACGAGGCTACATTGGGGGCATCGGTGGCGGTGTCGATGAGGGCGAAGCGCTGATCGCGGAATTCACGTGCTGCAGCCGCAATACCGGGTTCGGTGGCGAAACCCAGGCCAATAATGAGGTCAAAGCGCTCGGCGGCGAAGCGACGCACCGCCCCCGGAATCTGCGAGGGGTCGGTGGGCTCGAAGTCGAAGAGACGCCCCCCAAACTGCTGTACCGTTCGCTGCGCCCCACCGTAGGCCACCCCGTTAAAGGTAGGGTCGGTTTTGGCCCCCTCACTGAAGACCATGGCCACGCTGCCCAGAGGCTGCGCCCAGACCAGCCCCACACCCAGCAAAAGCACACCCAGTAGCTTTTTCATGTTGGAAGGGTAGCATAGCCCCTTCTCGGGCTGCAAGCAGTCCAGGGTAAGGCGAAAGATTCTCATCCAAAGGGCCAGCCTGAGACAGTCCCACCGGGTATGGGGTGCCAGAATTGGGCCGGGGCAGGCCCCCTCGAGCGATACGTCTTTGGCCGGCCTCGAGGCTCAGTGCGCAAGGCTAAGAAAATGTGGGCGGTCTAAGTGCGCCCACATTAGATTTTTGTGGTGACGGTTTCGGCGAAAGAAGTGGCCGGTCTTCAAAGCGGCGCAGCTTATGGGCTCCCCTTTTCGGGTAGAGCAAATTCCTAACGTTGTTGTACTTAGTGCACCGGTAACTTGTTTTGCGGCGCGTTTTGAAGCACGTTAATTACTCAGAATTGCGATTTGCAGCTCATTGGGAGGCGCTGAAATGCGAACAGTATTCACAGTATTCTTGGTTACCAGACCCCTAGCGTTGCTGCAAAATCAGGGTGTACGTGTATGAACGGCTCTGATTGGGGGCCAGGGTGAAGCGCAGGCGGTAGCCCTCCGGGAGGCGCTCGAGGCCCTCCCCCTCCAGGGTAAAGGGCTGGGGCATGGCCTCCTGAATTTCCACCTCCACCGCATAGGGCTTGGGGTTTTGCACCTGGGTGGTCACCCGGAAGCGGTTGCGGGCCTGTTGCTCCACCTGCCGGGTGGCCCTGCCTTCGGGGTCAGGACCTAGCATCAGGTTGACCTGGTTGCCTTTGGCCGTATCGCCGGTGGCCGCCTGCCCCACAAACACCCCTTGCTCGCGGACGCTCACCACCCCGGCGGCCAGGTTTTCCGGGGCCGCAAAACGAAAACCCCGCACAAAAGCCAGCTCGCGTTCGGTACTGAAGCCGGTTTGCAAGCGCCACAAATAGACCGGTTGCACCCGGGTGCGAATAAAAGGTAGCTCGGTCAGGCCGGGCTCGAGCGTCACCTCTCCCGGTAAGCGGTAGCGGTAGGTGCCCGCTGCCTCTCCCACGAACTCGGCTTCCGCTACGTCTGAAGCAGCCGGCGCAGCCTGCAACATCCGGGTTTCGGGGCGGGGGGCGGGCACACTAAAGCCTCCTTCCAGCAAAGGCACACTCCCGGCTACCAGGTCGGTGCGGCCCAGTCGCACGGTGCGGCCCAGCCCGTTGGTCAGGGTCGCCCAGCCGGTCAGCTCGCCATCCTCCAGCGTATAGCGCAGGTTCCAGGTCAGGCCTCGAGTCAGATAGGCCAGCGTTCCCGAGCCACCCCCCTGATAGCGAAAGATCACTTTTGGGCCAGGAACAGCACTGAATCCGCCGGGATCGGGATAGGCCACTGTTCCAGGTAGCCCTACCAGGTAACGGCCCTCGTACAGATACAGGTTCCGCTCGGCACTCACCAGGGTGGCCTTGCGCCACTGACCCTCCCAGTAAAACTGCACCTCCTTGCCCACATAGGCAGCCAGAGGACTTTGTTGGGCAGCCACCTGCACCCGGCGCGACTGCTCGCTTACCCCTATCAAGCGCAGGGTTCCCGGCACCAGGCTCTGGAACAGGGTCTCGCCTGGCTCCCAGATCCACTCATTTTGCGGCAGGGTTTGCGACTGCCGAAGCTCGGCAAAGCCCCGATAAATCACGGTTTCTTGTGCCTGAGCCATACCAAATAGCACCACGGCCAACAGCAATAGTTTTCTACCCATACAAGCCAGTAAATCACCCCACCATTGAGGCGAGGTGAGAGCGCATTGACCGATTTTTGAGGTGATTCGTTACCGAACGGTAACGAATCAACAGGGTCGAAGTTATCCTCCTAGCGGAGGGGGCTTCTGCTCGATGGAAGGGAGACGCTTTTTTCGCCGATCGTAAGGAAGGGGTGTGTGTAGGATTCAAAAAGACAGCCTTTGAAGTTTTTGGTTTTGTAAACTGTCTTTTTGAATCAGGTATAAATCAAAAACCCCAGCTTTGGCTGGGGTGTCTGGTTCAAGGTAGCCAGCCTGGCGCCATCGCCTAACTCAGGCCCGGGATGTCGTCGCGAATGCAGGCTTTGAAGTGGCCGGGCGCCACTTCTTTGAGTTCGGGCACGGTATTGGCACACTCGGCAATCGCATAGCGGCAACGGGTGCGGAAAACACAGCCCGAGGGCGGGTTGATGGGGCTGGGTATATCGCCCTGCAGCACGATACGCTCACGCTTGATGGTGGGGTCGGGGGTAGGGATGGCCGATAGCAGGGCCTCGGTGTAGGGGTGGCGCGGCTTCAGGTACAGGTCCCGCGAGGGGGCCAGCTCCATCACCTTACCCAGATACATTACCGCAATGCGGTCGGAGATGTACTCCACCACCGCGAGATCGTGGGCAATGAACAGGATGGTCAGGCCCAGTTGCTCTTTGAGATCTTGCAGCAGGTTAACCACCTGGGCCTGAATCGAAACGTCCAGAGCCGAGACCGGCTCATCCGCCACGATGAACTCGGGGCGTACCGCCAGCGCACGGGCAATCCCAATACGCTGACGCTGCCCACCCGAAAACTCGTGGGGATAGCGGCGCACGTGGTCGGGGTTGAGGCCCACCAGTTGCAGCAGTTCGGCCACGCGATCGTTGCGGGCCTGGGCGGAACCTTCCAGGTTGTGGATGACCAGCGGCTCGGCAATGATGTCACCCACCGTCATGCGCGGGTTGAGCGAGGCAAAGGGATCCTGGAAGATGATCTGCATCTTGCGGCGATAGGTGCGGAGTTGGTTCTTGGGAATGTGCGTGATGTCTTGCCCTTGGAAGCTGATGGTTCCTTCGGTGGGTTCAATCAGGCGCAGGATGGTGCGGCCCACGGTGGTCTTACCCGAACCGGACTCCCCTACCAGGCCCAACACCTCGCCTTTCTTCACCCCAAAGCTCACGTCGTTGACCGCCTTAACATTGGCCACTACCCGGGAAAGAATCCCCCCGCGAATAGGGAACCACTTCTTGAGATGGGTCACCTCAACCAGGTTAGCCGTTGTGGTTTCAGGAACAACCGCGCTCATGCTCCCACCACCTCACCTTTTTGGATCTCGGCCCAGCGCACACAGCGCACCATGTGACCGTTGCCGGCATCTTGCAAGACGGGTATGTCCTGGTCACACAGGCCCGGCTTGAAGAATTTGCAGCGCGGGTGGAAGGCACAGCCCTGGGGCAGGTTGAGCGGGTTGGGTACGTTGCCCGGAATAGCCTCCAGGCGCTGTTGGTGGGTAGCCGCCAGGTCGAGCCGGGGCACCGAGTTCAAAAGACCCATGGTGTAGGGGTGCAGGGGCTTTTTGAAGGTGGGCACCACATCGGCTTCTTCCACAGCCCGCCCCGCGTACATCACCACCACCCGGTCGGCCATCTCGGCCACTACACCCAGGTTGTGGGTAATGAACAGGATGCTCATGCCAATCTCTTCCCGCAGCTTGTTCATGAGTTCCAGAATCTGGGCCTGAATGGTCACATCTAAGGCGGTGGTGGGCTCATCCGCAATGAGGAGGGAGGGATTGCAGGAGAGCGCCATGGCGATCATCACACGCTGGCGCATCCCGCCCGACATCTGGTGAGGATAGTTGGACAGGCGTTTTTTAGGTTCAGGGATGCCAACCAGATCAAGCATCTCGGCGGCCTGATCCAGGGCTTCCTTTTTGCTCTTGCCCTGGTGCAGCACGATGGCCTCAGCGATCTGGTCACCCACGGTATACACCGGGTTGAGACTGGTCATGGGCTCCTGGAAGATCATGGCAATGTCGTTGCCACGAATCTTGCGCATGGTGGCCTCATCTTCCTTGACCAGATCCCGGGTTTTGCCATCTTTACCCCTAAAAAGCACTTGCCCACCAACTATCTTGCCGGGGGGGTTGGGAATCAGGCGCATCATGGCCAGGCTGGCAACCGACTTCCCTGAGCCCGATTCGCCCACTACCGCCAGGGTCTCGCCTTTGTCAATGTGGAAAGACACCCCGTCTACGGCCTTAACCACCCCGTCGTCGGTGAAAAAGTGAACCTTCAGGTCTGTAACATCCACCAACCGTTTCTCGTCCATTCCCACTCCTAAATCACTGCAACAGCAGGTTGCGACATTATATCGCCCTCGAGGCCACATTCATCAAAAAACCATCGCCCTACACTTTGGTGCGAGGGTCGAGGGCATCGCGCAAACCGTCCCCCATGAAATTGTAGGCCAGCACCGCCAGCAGGATAAAAAAGCCCGGAATCAGAAGCCAGGGCCGCTCGCTAAAAGCTGTGATGCCGGTAGCCTGGGCCTTGGAAAGCATCAGCCCCCAGGAGGTGGCCGGTTCCTGGATGCCCAGCCCCAGGAAGGAGAGACCCGACTCGCCCAGGATGAAACCCGGAATGGCCAGCGTGACGGCCACAATCAAATAGGTGTAGGTTCCTGGCAGCACGTGTCGAATGATGATCCGGGCATCCCCGGCTCCCAGGGCCTGCGCGGCCTGAGCAAACTCCATCTCGCGCAGTTGCAGCACCTGGCTGCGAATAATGCGGGCCAGCCCGCCCCAGTTCACAAAGGAGAGAATGGTCACCACCAGCACAAAGCGCACCGCAGGCGGCACTTCCATGGGGATGAGCACCGAAAGGATGATCAGCAAGAACAAATCGGGGATGGCCGCCAGCACCTCCACCGCACGCATGATGATGGTGTCCAGATCCAGTTCGATGCGCGGCCAGAGCAGGATATACCCAATAGCCCCCAGCAGTGCTGCACCAATCAAACCCGCGATGATGGCTTCCAGACCCCGGCTGCTCTGCCAGAAGCCCCAGACCGTAATCCACAGCAGCCAGGCCATCCCCCCCCAGGCCGAAAGCCAGAGCAGGACCCTTGCCAGATGGCTACGCCAGACCAGGAAATACATCAGCACACCCAGCCCCACCAGGCCCAGCACTAATCCCAGACCCCCCAGGGCCAGGGTACTGACGCGCTGAAGGTCGGGCCGGATGTAGCGCTCGTAACCCTGGCCCATTCCCCAAAGCAAAGCAGCTATCAGAACCAAACCCAAAAGCGCCAGCAGATGATCCAGCGGGCGGCTACCCCGCACAAACTCCCAGAAGCGAGGGTTCAATAGCCCGATACTGAAAGTGACCGGTCGGCCAGCGTAGAAGCCAGAGATACTACCCATCAGGATGCCGATCACAAGAGCCAGGGCCACCGCAAAGATACCAATGGTCAGGCTGATGCGGGCCCCAAACCAGATGCGACCCCACACATCGCGGCCAAAGTCGTCGGTACCCCACAAAAAGAGTTTGGCCTGGTCTTCCAGCAGCCAGGGGCCCCCCATCAGGCGCAGGTCGGTGGGAATAAGCCCCAGAAAACGATAGGGCTCACCCTGGACGAAGAAATAAATAGGATAGCGGCCCTTCTCGCAGTCGGTGATGACCTCGACCTTGAAGGTCTCGAGGTTCCGGCGCCGCTCGGCAGCGCACACATAGGGCCGGGTCAACCTTCCGTTTTCGTCACGCCAAAAAATTTGGGTGGGTGAGGCAAAAGAGAAATCGCGGAAGCTCTTCTCTTCTGGATAAGGTGCCAGGAAGTCGGCAAACAGGGCTCCTAGGTAAAACACCAACAGAACCGCTGCACCCAGGCGAGCCAGAGGATGCCGCTTAAAGCGAATCCAGGCTTGCTGGAAAAAACTCCGGTTGGCCTGAGGGGTGGCTTTCATTTGCACTCTTGGAATCATGCACGTTCCCCCTAGCTGTAGCGGATGCGCGGGTCTACCCAGGCCAGCAAGAGATCCGAAACCACGTTGCCAATCATCAGCAAGACGGTGGTGATGGTGATGAGGCCCATAATCACATAGATGTCAATGGCCGAGATGGCCTCCAAAAGCGCAGGGGTAATGCCCGGCCAGGCCATGGTGACCTCCACCAGTCCAGCACCCCCAATCAGGCCCGGCAACAACCCCCCAATCCCAGCGATGAAGGGAATCACAGCGTTGCGCAGG includes the following:
- a CDS encoding ABC transporter permease, producing the protein MIPRVQMKATPQANRSFFQQAWIRFKRHPLARLGAAVLLVFYLGALFADFLAPYPEEKSFRDFSFASPTQIFWRDENGRLTRPYVCAAERRRNLETFKVEVITDCEKGRYPIYFFVQGEPYRFLGLIPTDLRLMGGPWLLEDQAKLFLWGTDDFGRDVWGRIWFGARISLTIGIFAVALALVIGILMGSISGFYAGRPVTFSIGLLNPRFWEFVRGSRPLDHLLALLGLVLIAALLWGMGQGYERYIRPDLQRVSTLALGGLGLVLGLVGLGVLMYFLVWRSHLARVLLWLSAWGGMAWLLWITVWGFWQSSRGLEAIIAGLIGAALLGAIGYILLWPRIELDLDTIIMRAVEVLAAIPDLFLLIILSVLIPMEVPPAVRFVLVVTILSFVNWGGLARIIRSQVLQLREMEFAQAAQALGAGDARIIIRHVLPGTYTYLIVAVTLAIPGFILGESGLSFLGLGIQEPATSWGLMLSKAQATGITAFSERPWLLIPGFFILLAVLAYNFMGDGLRDALDPRTKV